In Desulfurococcaceae archaeon MEX13E-LK6-19, the genomic window CTACAACACTAACAATATGGCTCACCATGGAAAAAGCCATACAAATATGGGCTTCAGTGATATTGATAACACTCATGTGGACATTATGGATAGCATCAAGATATTATGTGAATAAAAAAGCAATAGAGCTTACAATATTTAAACAAATAGGAACAGGAAGAGGAGTTTTTAAACACCCACAAGAACCTGAAGTTGAAAGAGCATTACTTACACTTATTGTATTCATGACTATACCTGTATTCGCAATACCATTACTCTTTATATACACAAAATTTGCCTTAACACAAAGAAGTTTCATACCACTAGCACTTCTAGGAATATATGAGGCAATGGCATGCCTGCTATATTTTGTTTTTCACGCATTAACAGCCCATGGTGCATACATAGAGGAGCTAATAGATAATAGGAAACTCGTTAGAATAGAACATTATGATGTATTTGAAACCTGGGAAGATGCATCATGGTTTCTAAATAGATCAGTAGGATATTACTATAGAGCAAGATACCTCACAGCTCTTTACATGCTGTTCCAAGGCCTTGAAATACTAGCGAAAAAACACAATTTAAAAGAACTATACTATAAGAATTTACATACAGCTATGAGTGAAGGACTAAAATACATTAAGAACAATAACCTAACCAAATACGTAAAAATAAATACGTTAGAAGAGACTCTTGACAAACTAAATGAAGAAAACACATGGGTTATAGAAGCATCAACAAAAATAATTGAAGAAGAACCCGGAGAGGTAAAAGAAGCATACAAGAAATTATACATAGATCTGATAAATATGTATCTTAATATAATAGAAGATCCTGAAAAAGTATTAGCGGAGAAAAACAAAATAATAGATAATACAGTGAACAAACTAAGAAGTTTCATAAAAAACAGAATAAGTAACGATAATTACAAGAAGGCTCTAGAAGACATCATAACGAAACTACTTGAACTAAAAGAAAAACAGAACATACAACAAGAAGATCTTGAATTTGTTCTTGAGAAAAAACCACTGACTATCAATATGCTAAGAAACTACCTAGTTCATGGACAACTAGTAAGAAACGCCATAGTCTATAAAGGTAGTAGAAAATTATTTGATGAACTTCTATCAAATCCCGCTATATTATACAGTATATATACGCTTACGATAGCATATGTCGTCAAAGAATTAAATGCATATCTATCACAGGTACAGAGCATGTATAATAAACTACATGTATAGTATAGGAATAGGCGATTTCTTCAACAATAACTCCTCATCTTTACTAAGTTTGTAAAACCAGAGTATAGGATGAAGTATTTTATGCTTAATAAATACCGTTCTATCAACAATGAACAGGTCATTATTCTCAGCAGTATCCAAAATCTCATCAATATAATTCTTCTTATATCGTGTAATGGGCTCGACATGTACTTTGACTTTTCTTGAAGAAGAATACATCTTAACAGTATGTACATCAATGGATCCTGGTTTCTCCATTGTTATAAGTGAAACCTCTGCACCAAGTCTTTCTGCTAATTTAAAACTAAAGTATAATGCTTGATTGCTGATACTGGGTTTAGAGACGAGAAGCATCAACTTCTTAATATCTTGCACCCATCGAGATCTAGCTGTAGAGACAAGAACAAGCCTATGACTTCTATGTGCCTCTACAAATAACTTACTACCGATTTTCCCCATTATATCGGGTGTAGTGGCAACAATTAGGTCTGCTTTAATACTTTTAATAAATTTTATGAAGTCGCGACCTGGTTTCCTGCTTTGTATGATCTTTTTTTCTATATTCTTGACACCTTTTTCAATAAGAGTTTTCTCTACTAGATCTATAGAGTCCATTGCAATACTATAAAGTACTTCATGATGCATTTTTGTATACATGGTTCTTGCGCCATACTTGGGGATTGTTGACACAATATAGTATGTCGCTAATGGGTATAGTATGGCAGCTATTGAAGTAGCTTCTACTATTTTCCTGCTCTTTATGGCACAAACAACAATATTACGGACATTTATCAAATGAGACCACGCACCCTACCCTATTAGAGTAGTACGTACCTAAAAATTAAGTATAACGTTGAAATTCCTACAGTCAATAGCATAACCATCATACCATTCTTTGTGAAATACTTAAATGAAATATGATAACCATTTCTTTCGGCGATACCTGCTACAACAATGTTTGCACTGGCACCCACAATAGTACCATTACCACCAAGACAAGCACCCAGACTCAAAGCCCAATAAAGAGGTGTAGCATCAACACCTACAGCATGTGCCAAGTGTGGTATCAATGGCACCATAACCATTACAAAAGGTATATTATCTATAAATGCAGAAAGCAATGCAGAGATCCATACAATAACTACAATGAGTGCTAATTTATTCGAAGATAGAGCCAAGATACCACTACCTATAAACCCAAGAACACCAAGTGCTTCAACTCCACGTACAACAATAAACATTGCTATAAAGAAGACAAGTGTGGACCAATCTATAAATCCCAAAATTTCCTCATAGGAAATATAATTCCTAGCCAACAATAACACGAGGCCCGCCCCAATCATTGCAGGTATAGCAGGAGGATAACCAAGAATATCCTCCAAAAAGAACAGTACTATTACAAAAAACAATACACCAAGAGTCCTCCTCATTAATACAGTATTCACATTAACAGATAACACTGTCACAGTACGTTTAGCATTGACTTGATATTCTTTAAGCCACTTTTTATTTACCAACTTGAAAAACAGGATAAATATTAGAAAATCGATAACAACTATTGGCGTAAGATTATATATAAAACTCATGAAACCGAGATCAGCTACAGACCCTATTATAATATTGGGTGGATCCCCGATTAATGTTGCTGTACCACCAATATTTGATGCAAATACTATTGCGAGCAATACAGGTCTCGGATCAATACGTAGTTCCGAAAATATATCCAACACAATAGGTGTTATCAACAATACTGTTGTTACATTATCAATAAAGGCTGAAACAAAAGCTGTAAAACCAGCTAAGAGAAAGACAAGCATGTAAGGTCTATCATAGAACCTCATTAGAATTACTGAAGCAACATAACGGAAGAAACCTGTCTTGCTCAAGACTCCAACAATAATCATCATGTTCATCAGTAAGAGTATTGTATCAATATCTATACCGGATAATAATTCATCGAAACTAGTAAATTTTAACACTATATTTAGTAGGAAAATGACAGCTGCTGTTAATAGTGCTGCTGGAGTACGATGCATTATCTCCAAAATCAGAAGAGTATAGAATACAAAAAGCACGCCGAAGCCTAAGGCGACATATATTATATTAATTTCAGCACCCGCTGTCGTGGTTTTAGTCCCCAAGACCTAGTTTTCTACGCGCAAACAGCCTAATAAGTAATTATTCTTAAATTTGTTAAACTCTAGTTAATGACAAATACTATTATATTGTTCACACGTAAACAAGTAATAATTAGTGAAAACCATGTCTGCAAAATCTTCACGTATACCAGGTTTCTATAAGCTACCTATAGAGGAGAGATTAAAGAAAGTTGCAGAATGGGCGAACTTAACTACCGAAGAAATAGAACTACTTAAGAACATGGGCAATCTCGATGTAAAAATAGCTGACTCTATGATAGAAAATGTTATAGGCGGTATGACGTATCCTTTTGCCGTGGCAACAAACTTCAAAATAAACGGCAAAG contains:
- a CDS encoding ArsB/NhaD family transporter — protein: MGTKTTTAGAEINIIYVALGFGVLFVFYTLLILEIMHRTPAALLTAAVIFLLNIVLKFTSFDELLSGIDIDTILLLMNMMIIVGVLSKTGFFRYVASVILMRFYDRPYMLVFLLAGFTAFVSAFIDNVTTVLLITPIVLDIFSELRIDPRPVLLAIVFASNIGGTATLIGDPPNIIIGSVADLGFMSFIYNLTPIVVIDFLIFILFFKLVNKKWLKEYQVNAKRTVTVLSVNVNTVLMRRTLGVLFFVIVLFFLEDILGYPPAIPAMIGAGLVLLLARNYISYEEILGFIDWSTLVFFIAMFIVVRGVEALGVLGFIGSGILALSSNKLALIVVIVWISALLSAFIDNIPFVMVMVPLIPHLAHAVGVDATPLYWALSLGACLGGNGTIVGASANIVVAGIAERNGYHISFKYFTKNGMMVMLLTVGISTLYLIFRYVLL